DNA sequence from the Burkholderiales bacterium genome:
CGCGAGGTCCTCGTAGCCGAACTCCTCTTGGCTGGACACTTCCCAGAGAAAGTCGAGGTCGAGCTCGTCCGCCGCCGCCTGCGCCTGCGCCATGAAATCGGCGATGCCGGGCTGCTCGAAGCGGAAGACGACCGCGGCCGATTTGATCTTGGAGCGCTTGCCGTGCGGCGCTTCGACCTGGAGCGAGGTGTTGTTGTCGGCGAGGACCGAGCCGACTTTGAGCGCGCCCTCCTCTTCGTAGAAAACGTTCATCGGTAGAGCGGGCGGCGGGCGATCACTGGGAGGGAAAGAACCGCCGGGGAAGGCGGCGGAAGCGGATTATACCGGGAGGACGCCCCCGCCCGGCGTCACCCCGCAGAACGCGAGGGCGGCGTCCATGTGGTCGGCGAAATCCGAAAAACCGTGGTCGCCGCCTTCGATGACCTGTTGGTCGGCGCCGCGGTAGCGCTCGACCGCCGCGCGATAGTCGAGCACCTCGTCACCGGTCTCGACCATGAGGAGATAGCGCTCCGGCGTCACGCGCCCGACCTCGAGCGCGCGCAGCGCATCGACGTCCTCCGCGGTGAGGACGTCGTGGGCGCCGGTATAGAGATTGGTCTGCGGGCCTACGTATTGCGCGAGGAGCTCGTACGGCCGTACCGCCGGATTCACCAGCACCGCACGCACGCCGTATTTCTCCGCGAGCCACGTCGCGTAATAACCGCCGAGCGAGCTCCCGATCAGCGACACGCCGCATTCGAGGTGCGCCTCGACCAGCGGTTGCAGCATCGCCACCGCCTGCGTCGGCCGCAGCGGGAGCTCGGGCGTGGCGATCTCGCGCCCGCGCCGGAGCTCCGCCATGCGGCGGCGGAGCAGGCCGGCTTTGAAGGACAGGGCGGAGCTCAGGAAGCCGTGGATGTAGATGATCAAAGTGACGGATAGAACGGTGACGGGTGAATCGGTGACGGAGGAAACGGTGACGGGTTACGGTGACGCGACGCCTTTCGTCACCGCTTTATCCGTCACCGCACTATCCGTCACCGCCTCATCCGTCACTTTTTAAGCGGCGGCCGCCAGGCGGCGAGCGATCCCCAGCAGCATCATGTCGCTGTCGCGCGGCCCGATCAGCGACAGCCCGATCGGGCAGCCGTTGAGGCGGCCGAGGGGAAGGTTGAGCTGCGGCAGGCGCGAGAGCCCTGCGATGCAGAGCAGGGTCAGCGAGCGCGCGCGGAAGTCTTCGGTCGTCTTGGGATCGGCGCCGACCAGCGGCGCGATGGCGGGAACGGTCGGCAGGGCGAGCACCGCGTCGTCGCGCAGCAGGCCGCGCATGCGCTCGGTGATCTCCTCGCGCCGCTTGCTCGCGGGGCCGACTTCGGACGCGGGTATGGTCGACGACCACTCGATGCGTTGGCGCACACCGGGTCCGAGCTGTGGCCTGGTCTCGGTGACCCATGCGCCGTGCGCCTGCCACGCCTCAAAGCCCTGCAAGGTGCGAAAGACGTCGAGCCAGTTGACGAGGCCTTCGTTGCTGACGGTGAGCTTCGACGACTTGCCGACGAGCGCGACGACGCGATCCAGCGCCGGCTGTACCGCCGCGGCTGCCGCGTGGCCCGCGAGCTCGAACGCGTCGTCGGCGATCAGCACGCGCTTGGGAGTGGTGTTGTCGCGCTCCTCGGCGAGCAGCACCGCGCCGACGCGCTCCATGATCTCGGGATCGCGCGCGAACCATCCGGCGACGTCGAAGCTCGCGGCGAGCGGCCGCGCGCCTTCGAGCGAGACGCGGCCGTGCGTCGGCCGCAGGCCGTAGATCCCGGTGAGGCTCGCCGGCGCGCGCACCGAGCCGCCGGTGTCGCTGCCGAGCGCGAAGTCGACGAGGCCGCCCGCGACCGCCGACGCCGAACCGCTCGAAGAGCCGCCGCAGATGCGTCCCGGCGCGTTGACGTTGACCGGCGTGCCGTAATGATGGTTCTCGCCGTGCAGGCTGAACGTGAGCTCGTCGGTGTGAGTCTTGCCGACCATGTCCGCACCGGCGTCGAGCAGCTGTTGCACGATCGGGGCGGTGGTCTTCGCGGCGTCGTGCGTGCGCAGCCAGTCGGGACTGCCGAAACCCGTCTTGTGGCCTTTAACGTCGTAGATGTCCTTGGCGCCGAACGTGAGGCCCGCAAGCGGTCCCTGGTCCGAGCCTTCGACCGCGACGTGCGTGTGCCGCGTGAATGCGCCGAGCTCGTCGCGCTCGAGGATGTCGTCGTCCATATGGTTATCTCCCTGGTTGTGCGAGCGCGTCCAGCAGCTTCTGGTGGACGCCGCCGAAACCGCCGTTGCTCATGACGAGCACGTGATCGCCCGCCTTCGCGGCCGCCGCTATCGCCCCGACGAGCTCGCCGAGATCGGCGTGCACGCTCGCCTTGGCGCCGAGCGGTTGGAGCGCTACGCCGGCGTCCCAGGTGAGGCCGCCGCTGTAGCAGAACACGCGATCGGCGGCCGCGAGGCTGCCCGGGAGCGCCTGCTTCATCACGCCGAGCTTCATGGTGTTCGACCGCGGCTCGACGACGGCCAGTATGCGCGCGCCGTCGACTTTGGCGCGCAGGCCCGCGAGGGTCGTCTCGATCGCCGTCGGATGGTGCGCGAAGTCGTCGTACACCGTCACCTCGCGCACCACGCCGCGCACTTCCATGCGGCGCTTGACGTTCCCGAAGCGCGCGAGGGCCTCGATGGCGACGGCCGGCGCTATGCCCGCATGGCGCGCGGCCGCGATCGCCGCGAGCGCGTTCGAGCGGTTGTGCGCGCCGAGGAGATCCCAGCGCACCGTGCCCTGGGCCTTGCGCTGCAAAAGCACGTCGAAAGCGCCGTCACGGCCGGCGGGTCCGGCCTGCCAGCCGCGCTCGTCATCGAAGCGCTCGATCGGCGTGTAGCTCGCGCGCGCGAGCACGCGCTCGAGGTTCGCATCGGCGCCGTTGGTGGCGATCAGGCCCGACTGGGGCAGCGTGCGCACGAAGTGATGGAACTGGGTCTCGATCGCGGCGAGGTCGGGAAAGATGTCGGCGTGATCGAACTCGAGGTTGTTGAGCACCGCGGTACGCGCGGGGTAGTGCACGAACTTGGACCGTTTGTCGAAGAACGCGGTGTCGTACTCGTCGGCTTCGATCACGAAGAAGTCGGTGCCGCCGAGCCGCGCGGACACCCCGAAGTTCTGCGGCACCCCGCCGATCAGGAAGCCCGGCTGCAAGCCGCCGTGCTCGAGTATCCACGCCAGCATCGAGCTCGTCGTGGTCTTGCCATGAGTGCCGGCGACGGCGAGGACCCAGCGGCCGTGCAGCACGTGATCGTGCAGCCACTGCGGTCCCGACACGTAGCGATGACCCTTGTCCAGGATCGCTTCCATCAGCGGATTGCCGCGGGTGATCACGTTGCCGATCACGAACACGTCGGGATTCAGCGCGAGCTGGTCGGCGCCGTAGCCTTCGATGAGCTCGATGCCCTGGCTTTGGAGCTGGGTGCTCATGGGCGGATAGACGTTGGCGTCGCAACCGGTGACCTTGTGGCCGGCTTCGCGCGCGAGCACCGCAAGCCCGCCCATGAACGTGCCGCAGATGCCGAG
Encoded proteins:
- a CDS encoding amidase, producing the protein MDDDILERDELGAFTRHTHVAVEGSDQGPLAGLTFGAKDIYDVKGHKTGFGSPDWLRTHDAAKTTAPIVQQLLDAGADMVGKTHTDELTFSLHGENHHYGTPVNVNAPGRICGGSSSGSASAVAGGLVDFALGSDTGGSVRAPASLTGIYGLRPTHGRVSLEGARPLAASFDVAGWFARDPEIMERVGAVLLAEERDNTTPKRVLIADDAFELAGHAAAAAVQPALDRVVALVGKSSKLTVSNEGLVNWLDVFRTLQGFEAWQAHGAWVTETRPQLGPGVRQRIEWSSTIPASEVGPASKRREEITERMRGLLRDDAVLALPTVPAIAPLVGADPKTTEDFRARSLTLLCIAGLSRLPQLNLPLGRLNGCPIGLSLIGPRDSDMMLLGIARRLAAAA
- a CDS encoding YqiA/YcfP family alpha/beta fold hydrolase; its protein translation is MIIYIHGFLSSALSFKAGLLRRRMAELRRGREIATPELPLRPTQAVAMLQPLVEAHLECGVSLIGSSLGGYYATWLAEKYGVRAVLVNPAVRPYELLAQYVGPQTNLYTGAHDVLTAEDVDALRALEVGRVTPERYLLMVETGDEVLDYRAAVERYRGADQQVIEGGDHGFSDFADHMDAALAFCGVTPGGGVLPV
- the mpl gene encoding UDP-N-acetylmuramate:L-alanyl-gamma-D-glutamyl-meso-diaminopimelate ligase is translated as MHIHILGICGTFMGGLAVLAREAGHKVTGCDANVYPPMSTQLQSQGIELIEGYGADQLALNPDVFVIGNVITRGNPLMEAILDKGHRYVSGPQWLHDHVLHGRWVLAVAGTHGKTTTSSMLAWILEHGGLQPGFLIGGVPQNFGVSARLGGTDFFVIEADEYDTAFFDKRSKFVHYPARTAVLNNLEFDHADIFPDLAAIETQFHHFVRTLPQSGLIATNGADANLERVLARASYTPIERFDDERGWQAGPAGRDGAFDVLLQRKAQGTVRWDLLGAHNRSNALAAIAAARHAGIAPAVAIEALARFGNVKRRMEVRGVVREVTVYDDFAHHPTAIETTLAGLRAKVDGARILAVVEPRSNTMKLGVMKQALPGSLAAADRVFCYSGGLTWDAGVALQPLGAKASVHADLGELVGAIAAAAKAGDHVLVMSNGGFGGVHQKLLDALAQPGR